One bacterium genomic window carries:
- a CDS encoding DinB family protein, producing the protein MDYAHVYDVLTQARQRLFGWVRPLSQEQYTQRFPFGMGTIRATLIEIARVELLYSMRLRGEPLPPPPLNDDFPINETRQPTFADLEKVWTAQAPQTRATLAGTTDWSKTVTRRLEQGDKVAIVTVSKAEIGVQMLMHEVHHRAQVMAMLKQLGVEAQNLDYIGFVARREEYPKDKAPRA; encoded by the coding sequence GGCTGGGTGCGTCCGCTGAGCCAGGAACAATACACGCAGCGGTTCCCGTTCGGCATGGGGACGATACGCGCGACCCTCATCGAAATCGCCAGGGTGGAATTACTCTACAGCATGCGGCTGCGGGGAGAACCCCTGCCGCCGCCGCCCCTCAATGACGACTTCCCGATCAACGAAACCCGCCAGCCCACCTTCGCGGACCTCGAGAAGGTCTGGACCGCCCAAGCGCCGCAGACGCGGGCGACGCTCGCCGGCACCACCGACTGGTCGAAGACGGTAACCCGGCGGCTCGAGCAGGGCGATAAGGTGGCAATCGTGACCGTCAGCAAAGCCGAGATCGGAGTCCAGATGCTGATGCACGAGGTGCACCACCGCGCCCAGGTGATGGCCATGCTCAAACAGTTGGGCGTCGAGGCGCAGAACCTCGACTATATCGGGTTCGTGGCGCGGCGCGAGGAGTATCCCAAAGACAAAGCGCCCCGGGCCTGA